The following coding sequences lie in one Natronorubrum tibetense GA33 genomic window:
- a CDS encoding DUF7563 family protein has protein sequence MPTCSNCEEYVTSDFVRVFGMDGAVDSCPNCSTYRELQNGSGAEHSLENRTGGESSF, from the coding sequence ATGCCAACTTGCAGCAACTGCGAAGAGTACGTCACGAGTGACTTCGTTCGTGTGTTCGGCATGGACGGTGCAGTCGATAGCTGCCCAAACTGCTCGACATACCGCGAACTTCAAAACGGAAGTGGGGCCGAGCACTCACTCGAGAATCGAACTGGGGGAGAGTCGTCATTCTAA
- a CDS encoding TATA-box-binding protein, whose protein sequence is MTDPKDSISIENVVASTGIGQELDLQSVAMDLEGADYDPENFPGLVYRTQNPKSAALIFRSGKIVCTGANSTEAVHGSLNVVFDKLRELQIQVEEDPEIIVQNIVSSADLGRNLNLNAIAIGLGLENIEYEPEQFPGLVYRIDEPEVVALLFGSGKLVVTGGKQIEDAKQAVDVIVKRLEDLGLLE, encoded by the coding sequence ATGACTGATCCAAAGGATTCAATCAGCATCGAAAACGTAGTAGCGTCAACCGGTATCGGGCAGGAACTCGACCTCCAGAGTGTCGCAATGGACCTGGAGGGTGCCGATTACGATCCTGAAAATTTCCCCGGTCTCGTCTACCGCACCCAGAACCCCAAGTCCGCTGCCCTAATCTTCCGTTCAGGAAAGATCGTCTGTACGGGCGCCAATAGCACTGAAGCCGTTCATGGAAGCCTAAATGTCGTGTTTGACAAGCTCCGTGAACTCCAGATTCAGGTTGAGGAGGATCCCGAGATCATCGTTCAGAACATCGTCAGCAGTGCCGATCTCGGCCGCAATCTCAACCTGAACGCGATTGCAATCGGGCTCGGCCTCGAGAATATCGAATATGAACCGGAGCAGTTCCCTGGACTGGTGTACCGAATCGATGAACCTGAGGTCGTTGCCCTCCTCTTTGGCTCTGGGAAATTGGTCGTCACTGGCGGGAAGCAAATAGAAGATGCCAAACAGGCCGTCGACGTCATCGTCAAGCGACTCGAGGACCTCGGTTTGCTCGAGTAA